Proteins from a single region of Nerophis ophidion isolate RoL-2023_Sa linkage group LG10, RoL_Noph_v1.0, whole genome shotgun sequence:
- the gmpr2 gene encoding GMP reductase 2 has protein sequence MPHIDNDIKLDFKDVLLRPKRSTLKSRSEVDLMRSFTFRNSKGTYRGIPIIAANMDTVGTFEMALALNQFTLFTAVHKHYSVDDWSEFAAKHPECLENVAVSTGTGEADFERMAAILAAVPQLRYICVDVANGYSEHFVHFVKEVRVKFPSHTIMAGNVVTGEMVEELILAGADIIKVGIGPGSVCTTRKKTGVGYPQLSAVIECADAAHGLSGHIISDGGCTCPGDVSKAFGAGADFVMLGGMLAGHTESGGETIEKNGKKYKMFYGMSSEIAMKKHAGGLAEYRASEGKTVEVPYKGPVDVTMRDILGGVRSTCTYVGASKLKELSRRTTFIRVTQQLNTVFGNDA, from the exons ATGCCTCACATTGACAATGACATCAAGTTGGACTTCAAGGATGTTCTCCTACGTCCTAAGCGGAGCACCCTCAAATCAAGGAGTGAG GTCGACCTGATGAGGAGCTTCACCTTTAGGAATTCCAAGGGCACTTACAGAGGTATCCCAATCATTGCCGCTAACATGGACACAGTGGGCACCTTCGAAATGGCCCTCGCCTTAAACCAA TTCACCCTCTTCACTGCAGTCCATAAGCATTACTCAGTGGATGACTGGAGTGAGTTTGCAGCCAAGCATCCGGAATGCCTTGAG AATGTTGCAGTCAGCACAGGCACCGGTGAGGCCGACTTTGAAAGGATGGCTGCCATTTTAGCAGCCGTGCCGCAGCTGCGCTACATCTGTGTCGACGTGGCCAACGGTTATTCAGAGCATTTTGTCCACTTTGTCAAAGAAGTCCGGGTAAAGTTCCCCTCGCACACAATAATG GCAGGAAACGTGGTGACAGGAGAGATGGTCGAGGAGCTGATCCTGGCTGGCGCCGACATCATCAAAGTGGGCATCGGACCAG GCTCTGTGTGCACTACCCGCAAGAAGACAGGGGTGGGGTACCCTCAACTTAGCGCAGTAATTGAGTGTGCGGATGCAGCCCATGGACTGAGTGGCCACATCATCTCT GATGGAGGATGCACTTGCCCAGGAGATGTCTCTAAGGCTTTCG GTGCAGGAGCCGATTTTGTGATGCTGGGTGGCATGCTGGCCGGCCACACGGAGAGCGGCGGGGAAACCATCGAGAAAAATGGCAAAAAGTACAAGATGTTCTACGGCATGAGCTCAGAAATAGCCATGAAGAAGCATGCGGGCGGCCTTGCTGAGTACAG AGCATCCGAGGGCAAGACGGTGGAAGTCCCATACAAAGGTCCGGTGGACGTTACAATGCGGGACATCTTGGGCGGGGTCCGCTCCACCTGCACCTACGTAGGGGCATCCAAGCTCAAAGAGCTGAGCCGCAGGACAACCTTCATCAGGGTCACCCAGCAGCTCAACACCGTCTTCGGCAATGATGCCTGA